The Flavobacterium sp. 1 genome contains the following window.
CTTGAGCTTTTCACCAACATTAGCCACACTCACTTTTTTCATAAAAACGGTATCCACTTTTATATTAACCGTTGAACCGTCCGGATTTTCATAAACATAAGTATCCGAGAATTTAATATTTGGTTTTTTCTTCTCTACGACAGCTTCTTTCTTCTCTGCTATTATTTTCTCTTCATTTACAAAATCTTTTGGCTGAATATAATACAAAGTAACTTTTCTGTTTTCAGCTTTAATGGGAGATAAAGAATGTAATTTCCCAAAACTTCTTGTTTTAAAATCCTCCCTGATTTTTACTTTATTTTTAATGATATTGAATACATAATCGATTCTTTTTTTTGCCAAAGTATCATTATACCCAACAGTTCCTTCTTCATCGCAAAAACCGTACGCTCCAACCACTTTAACTTCTGTGTTCGAAAACAGCCATTGGTTTAACTTCAATAATTCTGTCTTTTTCAATACAAATTTATTGCTGTCAAAAAAAAAGGAAACTTGTTCTTGAGCAATGGCAGAAGAAGCTACAAAATACAATAGCAGTGAGATATAAAATTTCATGGTTTGGGGAATTTATTTCCTCAAATTTACGATAAAACTTAATCTGTTTACGGCAACTGAAAATTAAAATAAGAACTAAATTAAACATTCACATCCTTAAAATTGTGCAATTTAGCATATCGAATCAATTGGGTAAAGATTTCATCATTAAATAATGGAATTTCAAGAATAGAATTCAACAGCTTAGTATTAAACTGTTTGGCACTAGACACAAGATAAGGTTTGAGATGTTTACCAATACTCTCGTAATACAATTTCTCAGTAGTGTTTTGATATTCAAACTCTGGAGAATCTGGAATTATTGTATAATTAGAATAACCAACTTCTTTCATAATCAATTTCAATCCCTTCACTAAATTTAAACTATTGTGGCTGACAATATTAAGCTGCTGAATATCATCTCTTCTAAAAACAGATACTATCACTTTGGCTACATAATCGACTGGAATG
Protein-coding sequences here:
- a CDS encoding OmpA family protein; the encoded protein is MKFYISLLLYFVASSAIAQEQVSFFFDSNKFVLKKTELLKLNQWLFSNTEVKVVGAYGFCDEEGTVGYNDTLAKKRIDYVFNIIKNKVKIREDFKTRSFGKLHSLSPIKAENRKVTLYYIQPKDFVNEEKIIAEKKEAVVEKKKPNIKFSDTYVYENPDGSTVNIKVDTVFMKKVSVANVGEKLKLENMNFFVDTFAIMPQSRSVMYELLTVMKNVPDLKIQIQGHICCVQKDFRDLSTQRAKAIYKFLEFNGIEKSRMTFVGFASTKPLYPLPEKNEAEREANRRVEIEIIAN